One stretch of Candidatus Bathyarchaeia archaeon DNA includes these proteins:
- a CDS encoding UPF0280 family protein — protein sequence MTKLFKEAFTYKDSQCTIVSDIERGIQAAKTSIQHHYTQLEAFIEKHPKFNYTLKPFPPPTEPPVAKLMAQAAEKADVGPMAAVAGVLADLAVQDMVTNGCRVAVVEDGGEISAVSNIPVDVAVVVGDEPLSRRFGFRLTEFPVGLGTSSGRFSHALSFGDAEAATVFCREAGLADAAATAVANVVKGEDFKAAIERGISVSKSIVGVEGVMIVYQGNVGTWGKIPQIIKVNPTTQ from the coding sequence ATGACAAAACTGTTCAAAGAAGCTTTCACCTACAAAGACTCCCAATGCACCATCGTCTCCGACATTGAGCGCGGTATCCAAGCCGCCAAAACCTCAATTCAACATCATTACACCCAACTTGAAGCCTTCATCGAAAAGCACCCAAAATTCAACTACACCCTCAAACCTTTTCCCCCACCCACAGAACCCCCTGTGGCAAAGTTGATGGCTCAAGCCGCAGAAAAAGCCGACGTGGGTCCAATGGCTGCCGTTGCGGGTGTGCTGGCGGATTTAGCCGTCCAAGACATGGTCACAAATGGTTGCAGGGTAGCGGTTGTTGAGGACGGCGGCGAAATTTCTGCTGTTTCTAACATCCCAGTTGATGTAGCCGTTGTAGTCGGAGATGAACCATTGTCAAGACGCTTCGGTTTTCGTTTGACCGAGTTTCCCGTCGGTTTAGGTACCAGCTCTGGCAGGTTTAGTCACGCGTTGAGTTTTGGGGATGCTGAGGCGGCGACGGTTTTCTGCAGGGAAGCGGGGTTGGCGGATGCGGCAGCAACGGCAGTGGCAAACGTGGTGAAGGGCGAAGACTTCAAGGCGGCAATTGAACGTGGCATCTCGGTTTCTAAGTCCATTGTTGGTGTGGAGGGCGTGATGATTGTATATCAGGGGAACGTAGGCACATGGGGCAAGATTCCACAGATAATCAAAGTCAACCCAACAACACAATAA
- a CDS encoding type I 3-dehydroquinate dehydratase, whose translation MTIRICVSILPKTVAEAQKLIAQAEESQVDFVEVRLDCLEKNVKLSDLTAQHSVPLIATDKSQKKEADRQEFLLHAALSGFRYVDAELSTPKLQNFVTEAKSRGAKCVVSFHDYTKTPSIPDLNRILEREISSGADVCKIVTTANKMEDNLTLLQFLQAAPVRKKPVCFAMGALGKVSRLLSPLCGGFFTFAALERGSETAPGQMTVTEMRSAYELLGLK comes from the coding sequence TTGACCATTCGAATCTGCGTGTCGATTCTTCCCAAAACCGTAGCGGAAGCCCAAAAGCTAATCGCACAAGCCGAAGAGTCACAGGTGGATTTTGTTGAAGTCCGATTAGACTGCCTGGAAAAAAACGTTAAACTTTCCGATTTAACCGCACAACACAGTGTCCCCCTGATTGCCACGGATAAATCTCAAAAGAAAGAGGCGGACCGGCAAGAGTTTCTGTTGCACGCCGCGTTAAGTGGCTTTCGATATGTGGATGCTGAGTTGTCTACTCCTAAACTTCAAAACTTTGTCACCGAAGCCAAATCCCGCGGCGCCAAATGCGTCGTTTCCTTCCACGACTACACCAAAACCCCAAGCATCCCCGACCTAAACCGCATCTTGGAGCGGGAAATCTCCAGCGGCGCCGACGTCTGCAAAATCGTAACCACCGCCAACAAAATGGAAGACAACCTTACCCTGCTGCAGTTTCTTCAGGCAGCCCCCGTGAGGAAAAAACCCGTGTGCTTTGCAATGGGGGCATTGGGCAAGGTTTCGCGGCTTCTGTCGCCTCTTTGCGGGGGCTTCTTCACGTTTGCCGCATTGGAACGGGGCTCTGAAACAGCGCCTGGGCAAATGACGGTTACGGAGATGCGTTCGGCTTACGAGTTATTGGGACTCAAATGA
- a CDS encoding aspartate kinase translates to MKPEKSCKKIVVKFGGSSLADPERLSKAVAAVVNEAKTGTRIAVVVSAMGKTTDVLMNTAKNTSNGKLEKHELDDILSMGERTSVRIFSAALRTNGVDSRYFDPRDEDWPIITDDCFSNANPQRQLCEQKIRDYVLPIVDNGIVPVIAGFVGKTEKGNVTTLGRGGSDTTAFLLAEALCADEVVLATDADGIMSADPKVVTSSKRLPEIDVNTLVGLADSGAKFIHRKALKYKPPAINVRVISSTYGDLTREGTIITGALETELDVEQANESPIAEITIVGHRLSDNFKLVEGLVAKAKKHAALLALSMNTNSALLYVSADKNLDALFNDIHQTVLENEEAKAMAVKKDIVFLKIRGVGLEETQGIIGKVSEVLRVNGINIAGILTITSSILLFVDWSEREKALELIRNSLRSK, encoded by the coding sequence ATGAAACCTGAAAAATCTTGCAAAAAAATCGTGGTTAAATTCGGTGGTTCTAGCCTAGCTGACCCTGAGCGGCTTTCCAAAGCGGTAGCTGCCGTGGTTAACGAAGCCAAAACAGGCACAAGGATAGCTGTGGTTGTCTCAGCGATGGGCAAAACAACGGATGTGCTTATGAACACCGCCAAAAACACCTCCAACGGAAAACTTGAGAAACACGAACTTGACGACATTCTCTCGATGGGTGAGCGGACAAGCGTACGTATATTTTCTGCTGCCCTGCGCACTAACGGTGTTGACTCCCGATACTTTGACCCACGAGACGAGGATTGGCCAATCATAACAGATGACTGTTTCTCTAACGCGAATCCTCAACGGCAACTCTGCGAGCAGAAAATCCGCGACTATGTGCTTCCCATAGTCGACAACGGCATTGTTCCAGTTATCGCGGGGTTCGTGGGCAAAACAGAAAAAGGTAACGTGACCACCCTTGGACGAGGCGGAAGCGACACCACCGCGTTCCTTTTAGCTGAAGCCCTCTGTGCAGATGAAGTGGTTTTAGCCACTGACGCCGACGGCATAATGTCTGCTGACCCCAAAGTTGTCACCTCTTCTAAACGCCTGCCCGAAATAGACGTAAACACTCTTGTGGGGCTGGCGGATTCAGGAGCCAAATTCATTCACCGCAAAGCCCTCAAATACAAGCCACCCGCCATTAACGTGCGTGTAATAAGCAGCACGTATGGTGATTTAACCCGAGAGGGCACAATAATCACTGGTGCCTTAGAAACCGAGCTGGATGTAGAGCAAGCAAACGAGTCACCCATCGCGGAAATAACCATTGTGGGTCATCGGCTTTCCGACAACTTCAAGCTTGTTGAAGGGTTGGTTGCCAAAGCCAAAAAACACGCTGCCCTACTCGCCCTATCAATGAATACTAATTCTGCTCTCCTCTACGTGTCCGCCGATAAAAACCTCGATGCCCTCTTTAACGACATCCACCAAACCGTCCTTGAAAACGAAGAAGCCAAAGCTATGGCGGTCAAAAAGGATATTGTTTTTCTGAAAATCCGCGGGGTCGGCTTGGAGGAAACGCAGGGCATAATTGGCAAAGTTAGCGAGGTCTTACGGGTGAACGGCATAAACATCGCGGGTATATTGACCATAACCTCAAGTATTTTGCTGTTTGTGGATTGGAGTGAACGAGAAAAAGCGTTGGAGTTAATCAGAAACTCCTTAAGGAGCAAATGA
- a CDS encoding 3-dehydroquinate synthase II, whose amino-acid sequence MKELWIQTNQENLCGLASQYGDAVVNGNKIVFTADQSEVTLTDLAAEQQPIENLSTLPQALRITIKGKESENFAVHAAELGVKYIVIDCADWRVIPLENLIAKTRGKSKLVAEVANAEEARVVLETLELGTDGVLLKTSDADELLKTVVVAKPKALKTELTTAKISLTKPIGNGARVCVDTCDLMEAGEGMLIGSQSAGLFLVEAEVHENPYVAARPFRVNAGSLSMYTLGSLQNTRYLSELKAGDEVIVVNREGKTRKANVGRVKIEIRPLMLIEAQVEGKTIKTILQNAETIRVVTPNGSTPVTELKEGDEVMVHLSAKGGRHFGVSVTEETVIER is encoded by the coding sequence TTGAAGGAACTCTGGATACAAACCAACCAAGAAAACCTGTGCGGGCTGGCTTCTCAGTACGGCGACGCAGTTGTGAACGGCAACAAAATAGTCTTCACCGCCGACCAATCCGAAGTCACCCTCACAGACTTAGCCGCAGAACAGCAACCGATAGAAAACCTATCCACTCTACCTCAGGCTTTACGCATAACCATTAAAGGCAAGGAATCAGAAAATTTCGCGGTTCACGCCGCCGAGTTAGGCGTCAAATACATCGTTATTGACTGTGCGGATTGGCGGGTTATTCCACTGGAGAACCTCATCGCCAAAACCCGCGGCAAAAGCAAACTCGTCGCCGAGGTCGCCAACGCTGAAGAAGCCCGCGTCGTGCTTGAAACCCTAGAGTTAGGCACCGATGGTGTGCTGCTCAAAACCTCTGATGCTGACGAGTTGCTTAAGACCGTCGTCGTTGCAAAACCCAAGGCGCTGAAAACTGAGTTGACAACCGCAAAAATCTCCCTCACAAAACCCATAGGCAACGGCGCACGGGTCTGTGTGGACACCTGTGACCTGATGGAAGCAGGCGAAGGCATGCTTATCGGAAGCCAAAGCGCTGGGCTCTTTCTGGTGGAAGCCGAGGTGCACGAGAATCCCTATGTGGCGGCGCGTCCGTTCAGGGTCAACGCCGGCTCGCTTTCCATGTACACGTTGGGTTCACTACAAAACACACGGTACCTCTCTGAACTCAAGGCAGGCGACGAAGTAATAGTCGTCAACCGTGAGGGCAAAACCCGAAAAGCCAACGTTGGTAGAGTAAAAATCGAAATCCGCCCCCTTATGCTCATTGAAGCCCAAGTGGAAGGCAAAACCATCAAAACCATCCTACAAAATGCTGAAACCATCCGCGTCGTCACCCCAAACGGTTCCACCCCAGTCACCGAGCTCAAAGAGGGCGACGAAGTTATGGTTCACCTCTCAGCGAAAGGCGGCAGGCATTTTGGCGTCTCCGTCACGGAAGAAACGGTGATTGAACGTTGA
- a CDS encoding 4Fe-4S binding protein — MVRILLRFFEETVEQPIVSQIILDLKVPLNILTAYVNSKGGEVLVEVPNEALDKVVAAFRKKGVIVSFPKLIEVDTDKCISCGSCVSLCPVDAITVAKDWSIVFDQEKCVGSTCSACVDACPAKAIKSVKQNNSH, encoded by the coding sequence ATGGTGCGGATTCTTCTCAGATTCTTTGAGGAAACTGTTGAGCAGCCCATTGTTTCCCAGATTATCCTCGACTTGAAAGTGCCCCTCAACATTCTAACTGCTTACGTGAACAGCAAAGGCGGCGAAGTCCTCGTTGAGGTTCCCAATGAAGCCTTGGATAAGGTTGTGGCGGCTTTCCGCAAAAAAGGGGTCATTGTCAGCTTCCCCAAACTAATTGAAGTAGACACTGACAAATGCATCAGCTGCGGCTCCTGCGTTTCTTTGTGCCCAGTGGACGCCATCACCGTGGCGAAAGATTGGTCGATTGTCTTTGACCAGGAGAAATGCGTCGGCAGCACCTGCAGTGCCTGCGTGGATGCTTGTCCCGCGAAAGCCATAAAATCTGTTAAACAGAACAATTCGCATTAG
- a CDS encoding PQQ-binding-like beta-propeller repeat protein: MKNNPLTKRFKIRKNELLAATLFFALVVSVFSVLPIAAAHDPAWTIPTYAYITAAPKTVGVGEIAAVVFWLNWPPPTAAGSGGDRWVDLTIEVTKPDGQTELLGPFTSDPVGGAYTAYTPDQIGTYTFVFNFPGQVAALNGPTGVPGSPSNYVNDTFSASTATTTLIVQQERLPTPESYPLPTNYWTRPIEGQNTNWATLASNWLGSPQISGRVQLDGAAANTAHIMWTKPLSFGGVVGGTRTGTDGMTYYSGTAYEGKMSSALIINGRLYYNLPRSDVPSGDGYVCVDLRTGEQIYWQNMPMPSFAQLYDYESMNQHGVVPNGFMWATTGGGFFGPVGPANWTAYDPIDGNWLFTLTGVPAGTNVYGPNGEILIYQLSPTGNWLALWNNTAVQALTGATSPTDTTSSGAFQWRPVGKVTDASNAYSWNVTLPSSVGAGASILKAVYGDMVIGRTGAFPTVGTSWSDYTLWAINLNASKGDIGKVLWTQPMTAPSGNISVSMGQIDPISRVFTLYYKETIQWVGYSMDTGAQVWGPTQSEDDWNFYALTTGAFGVGASAVNYGRLYTTGYSGIIYCYDMKTGDLLWNYTQPPTFATPYGAFSLLIGAVADGKLYAYSYEHSANAPHWTGSKFRCIDAFNGTELWNVAGWGADGSVAVADGYVIYLNLYDMQIYCFGQGLSATAVSASPKVTTQGSSVLIEGAVTDQSPGQTCLGIPAAGTPAISDESMSEWMEYLYMQKPLPSDATGVTVELTALDPNGNTQIIGSVTTDKDGMFKKLWTPPVEGEYTITATFEGTCSYWPSHAVTAIGVTSAPEPIVTATPPQTSAPTSPPTSTPTQTLSPSPSQAVQPTSGAPTATYLAIGAAVVIIALVAVALILKKRK, encoded by the coding sequence ATGAAAAATAATCCGTTAACTAAAAGGTTTAAAATTAGAAAAAACGAACTCCTTGCTGCCACGCTGTTTTTTGCACTTGTTGTCTCTGTTTTCTCCGTCCTCCCTATTGCTGCCGCTCATGACCCTGCATGGACCATACCCACTTATGCCTACATCACGGCTGCACCCAAAACTGTGGGTGTCGGCGAAATCGCTGCCGTAGTCTTTTGGCTTAACTGGCCTCCACCAACCGCTGCTGGTTCTGGTGGTGACCGCTGGGTAGACTTAACCATTGAAGTCACTAAACCTGATGGACAAACTGAGCTTTTGGGGCCATTCACATCTGACCCTGTGGGTGGTGCTTACACTGCCTACACACCTGACCAGATTGGTACTTACACTTTCGTCTTTAACTTCCCAGGGCAAGTAGCCGCGTTGAACGGTCCCACTGGTGTCCCTGGCTCACCCAGCAACTACGTAAATGACACTTTCTCCGCTAGCACTGCAACCACTACCCTTATAGTTCAGCAAGAACGGTTGCCTACCCCCGAAAGCTATCCGCTTCCAACCAACTATTGGACGCGCCCAATTGAAGGACAAAACACCAACTGGGCTACATTAGCTTCAAACTGGCTTGGCAGCCCACAAATTTCAGGACGTGTACAACTAGACGGCGCAGCCGCTAACACTGCGCACATCATGTGGACAAAACCCCTCTCGTTCGGAGGCGTTGTGGGTGGAACTCGAACTGGAACCGACGGCATGACCTACTACTCTGGAACCGCATACGAAGGAAAAATGAGTAGCGCCCTAATCATCAACGGCAGACTCTACTACAATCTGCCCCGAAGCGACGTTCCCTCAGGCGACGGCTATGTCTGCGTCGACTTACGCACAGGCGAACAAATTTACTGGCAAAACATGCCTATGCCCTCTTTTGCTCAGCTTTACGACTATGAATCAATGAACCAACACGGGGTTGTTCCAAACGGCTTCATGTGGGCAACCACAGGCGGCGGCTTTTTTGGTCCCGTGGGCCCAGCTAACTGGACTGCATATGACCCAATTGACGGAAACTGGCTATTCACTCTGACTGGCGTTCCTGCAGGAACCAACGTGTATGGTCCAAACGGTGAAATCCTAATCTACCAACTCAGCCCAACAGGCAACTGGTTAGCCCTGTGGAATAACACGGCAGTTCAAGCATTAACTGGCGCTACCTCCCCAACAGACACAACCAGCAGCGGCGCATTCCAATGGCGCCCCGTAGGCAAAGTCACTGATGCAAGCAATGCCTATTCATGGAACGTCACCCTTCCCTCATCCGTAGGCGCGGGGGCTTCCATCTTAAAAGCAGTGTACGGTGACATGGTTATTGGCAGAACAGGCGCTTTTCCAACAGTTGGAACTTCATGGTCTGACTACACGCTTTGGGCAATAAACCTCAATGCCTCCAAGGGAGACATAGGCAAAGTGTTGTGGACACAACCAATGACTGCTCCCAGCGGCAACATTTCCGTTTCAATGGGACAAATTGACCCAATCAGCCGCGTATTCACCCTCTACTACAAAGAAACCATCCAATGGGTAGGCTACAGCATGGACACCGGAGCGCAAGTTTGGGGACCAACCCAATCAGAAGATGACTGGAACTTCTATGCCCTAACCACTGGAGCCTTCGGCGTAGGCGCATCCGCGGTCAACTACGGACGACTATACACCACTGGCTACTCTGGCATAATCTACTGTTACGACATGAAAACCGGTGACCTGCTTTGGAACTACACTCAACCACCCACGTTCGCAACGCCCTATGGTGCCTTCTCCTTGCTAATTGGCGCGGTCGCAGATGGCAAACTCTACGCCTACAGCTACGAGCACTCAGCAAACGCACCCCACTGGACAGGCTCTAAATTCCGATGCATCGACGCATTCAACGGCACCGAACTTTGGAATGTCGCTGGATGGGGCGCAGACGGCAGCGTTGCAGTCGCCGACGGATACGTAATCTACCTGAACCTCTATGACATGCAAATATACTGCTTTGGCCAAGGACTGAGCGCCACAGCCGTCTCGGCGTCACCCAAAGTCACAACCCAAGGTAGCAGCGTCCTAATCGAAGGCGCAGTCACCGACCAATCACCTGGTCAAACTTGCCTTGGCATCCCCGCGGCAGGCACCCCCGCAATTTCCGACGAAAGCATGAGCGAATGGATGGAGTACCTTTACATGCAAAAACCCCTGCCCTCAGACGCAACTGGCGTCACAGTAGAGTTGACTGCTCTTGACCCCAACGGCAACACGCAAATCATCGGCTCAGTAACAACTGACAAAGACGGTATGTTCAAGAAACTTTGGACCCCACCAGTTGAAGGCGAATACACCATAACCGCCACCTTCGAAGGAACCTGCTCATACTGGCCTTCCCATGCAGTGACCGCTATCGGCGTAACCTCTGCCCCTGAGCCAATCGTTACAGCAACACCCCCACAAACTTCCGCTCCGACATCCCCACCAACTTCAACACCTACGCAGACACTTTCCCCTTCACCCTCCCAAGCAGTTCAACCAACTAGTGGTGCTCCAACCGCAACCTATCTGGCAATAGGCGCTGCAGTGGTTATCATTGCCCTTGTAGCAGTAGCCCTCATCTTGAAGAAACGAAAGTGA
- a CDS encoding 2-amino-3,7-dideoxy-D-threo-hept-6-ulosonate synthase gives MDVGKKRRLTRIFREDNRTVIVPMDHGVTIGPCAGIQNMQKTINNLLDGNVDAVLVHKGIAKRVDTGKAGLIVMLSGASNLSPNQNKKVQVCSVQEAVRIGADGVSVHINVGAQDEDQMLAMLGKVAEECDLFGMPLLAMMYPRGPKINDEHALDVVAHAARLGAELGADIIKTNYTGNVESFKAVVECCAVPVVIAGGPKAKTASDILEMTAEALTAGSAGLSIGRNVFQHEKPALMVKALSAIVHGGASVDQAKAILEGQP, from the coding sequence ATGGATGTAGGGAAAAAACGGCGATTAACCCGAATATTCAGGGAAGACAACCGAACCGTCATTGTGCCCATGGATCACGGCGTAACCATTGGGCCATGTGCGGGCATACAGAACATGCAGAAAACAATCAACAACCTTCTTGACGGAAACGTGGACGCCGTTTTAGTTCACAAGGGCATCGCAAAAAGGGTTGACACGGGAAAAGCTGGACTTATCGTTATGCTTTCTGGGGCTTCAAACTTGAGCCCAAACCAGAACAAAAAAGTGCAAGTTTGCAGCGTGCAGGAAGCCGTACGCATAGGCGCCGACGGGGTTTCAGTGCACATTAACGTGGGGGCACAAGACGAAGACCAAATGCTTGCCATGTTAGGCAAAGTTGCGGAGGAATGCGACCTTTTCGGCATGCCCCTTTTAGCCATGATGTACCCGCGAGGACCAAAAATAAACGACGAACACGCCCTCGATGTCGTGGCACATGCGGCTAGGCTGGGTGCGGAGTTGGGCGCTGACATCATCAAAACCAACTACACAGGCAACGTGGAATCATTCAAAGCTGTCGTGGAATGCTGTGCGGTTCCTGTCGTTATAGCAGGGGGACCTAAAGCCAAAACAGCCTCCGACATCTTGGAAATGACCGCCGAAGCCCTAACCGCAGGCAGCGCAGGCTTATCCATCGGGCGAAACGTGTTCCAACACGAAAAACCCGCCCTCATGGTTAAAGCGCTCTCAGCAATCGTCCACGGCGGCGCATCCGTTGACCAAGCAAAGGCAATTTTGGAGGGGCAACCTTGA
- a CDS encoding homocysteine biosynthesis protein, producing MEVNALKPQKNTRTIEEINQKIRKGDAQVLTAQEMKRLVESSGVEVAFKEVDVVTTGTFGAMCSSGAILNVGHPDPPMKLENVHINNVPISHPGAAVDLYIGATAMSETQPFEYGGGHLIEDLVAGKEVELDATACGTDCYPRTELKTTLTKDDFNQFYLLNFRNCYQHYNCAVNSRDETIYTYMGKLFPRMHNATFSGAGELNPLMNDPDYETIGIGTRIFLGGAQGYVIGEGTQHEAKSQNGTLMVRGDAKKMSPEFLRGASFTRYGTTLYVGLGIPIPILNEGLVKKTAIRDEEIFTDVVDYGVPRRDRPKLAKVSYKELKSGSITLGDKRIKVSSLSSMKTARKVAGTLKQWIADGEFFLSLPVERLPLDTISKPMKQTEATAFVVNVMQKAVTCNETEAIGDIAKRIVTKSVNHIVVVDDSGKLNGIVTSWDITRALAEGKSALADIVTRRVFTAKPDEPLETASKRLAQHNISALPVIDNDKKVLGIVTSEDVSKLLGRK from the coding sequence TTGGAGGTAAACGCGCTAAAACCTCAAAAAAATACACGAACAATCGAAGAAATAAACCAAAAAATTAGGAAAGGCGATGCGCAGGTTCTGACCGCTCAAGAAATGAAGCGTCTTGTAGAAAGTAGCGGTGTGGAAGTTGCGTTTAAAGAAGTTGATGTTGTAACAACGGGCACTTTTGGGGCAATGTGCAGTTCAGGTGCTATCCTAAATGTGGGGCACCCTGACCCGCCTATGAAACTTGAAAATGTCCACATTAACAACGTTCCCATCAGTCATCCCGGCGCAGCCGTGGACTTGTACATTGGCGCCACTGCCATGTCCGAAACGCAGCCGTTTGAGTATGGTGGTGGACATTTAATTGAGGACCTTGTTGCGGGCAAAGAGGTTGAGCTAGATGCCACTGCGTGCGGCACTGATTGTTATCCGCGGACAGAGCTGAAGACAACCCTGACTAAAGATGACTTTAACCAGTTTTATCTGCTTAACTTCCGTAACTGCTACCAGCATTACAACTGTGCGGTAAATAGCCGAGACGAAACCATCTACACTTACATGGGGAAACTGTTTCCGCGAATGCATAACGCCACCTTTTCAGGTGCCGGCGAGCTTAATCCCCTCATGAATGACCCTGACTACGAGACCATCGGCATTGGAACTCGCATCTTTCTGGGCGGCGCGCAGGGTTACGTTATCGGCGAAGGCACTCAGCATGAAGCCAAAAGCCAGAATGGCACGTTGATGGTTCGGGGGGACGCCAAGAAAATGAGTCCCGAGTTTCTGCGTGGGGCATCATTTACGCGGTATGGCACAACCCTGTACGTTGGTTTAGGCATACCTATTCCCATCCTTAATGAGGGGTTGGTGAAGAAAACCGCTATCCGCGACGAAGAAATCTTTACGGACGTAGTGGATTATGGGGTTCCCCGCAGAGACCGACCTAAATTGGCTAAAGTTAGCTACAAAGAATTAAAATCAGGCAGCATAACCTTGGGCGACAAACGAATAAAGGTCAGCTCGCTTTCCAGCATGAAAACAGCCCGCAAAGTTGCTGGAACCCTAAAGCAGTGGATTGCGGACGGCGAGTTCTTTTTGTCTTTGCCTGTGGAGCGGTTGCCTTTGGACACGATTTCCAAACCGATGAAGCAAACCGAAGCCACAGCTTTTGTGGTCAACGTAATGCAAAAAGCGGTGACCTGCAACGAAACCGAAGCCATCGGCGACATAGCCAAACGAATTGTGACTAAATCCGTTAACCACATCGTAGTTGTTGACGATTCAGGCAAACTCAATGGTATAGTGACTTCATGGGACATCACTCGTGCGTTAGCCGAAGGCAAATCTGCTTTGGCTGATATTGTTACTCGGCGGGTGTTTACGGCAAAACCTGATGAGCCGCTGGAAACTGCATCAAAGCGTTTGGCTCAGCACAACATTTCTGCGCTTCCGGTAATTGACAATGACAAGAAGGTTTTGGGGATAGTTACCTCTGAGGATGTCTCTAAACTGTTGGGGAGGAAATAA